Proteins from a single region of Cystobacter fuscus DSM 2262:
- a CDS encoding M35 family metallo-endopeptidase, which translates to MDDHAYGQSAAKSLARSNPTRASDNADNHEYIAENTPAQNRGRVGRAGEGRNGSGDAPVFFAWRRTYFTPCGMLQGVLSVSHAVSR; encoded by the coding sequence GTGGATGACCACGCGTACGGCCAGAGCGCCGCCAAGAGCCTCGCCAGGTCCAATCCCACCCGGGCCTCGGACAACGCGGACAACCACGAGTACATCGCCGAGAACACTCCCGCCCAGAACCGAGGCCGGGTCGGTCGAGCAGGAGAAGGAAGGAACGGGAGCGGCGACGCTCCCGTTTTTTTTGCCTGGCGGCGGACCTATTTCACCCCATGCGGAATGCTACAGGGCGTGCTCTCCGTGTCGCACGCCGTGTCGAGATGA
- a CDS encoding glutathione S-transferase family protein — protein sequence MANSPFARRTRLALAAKGLTVELRDVRAHPEFFEESRQLSPLMTVPVLVEEDGRVLGDSTAISHYLDRAYPSTPPLWPTEPDEALAAFEVASLVDVVVSTVVELGGRYHPLRSSEAWETVRTEAMERVQRALDSLGQRAAALSRPTFCRRGWSAPDMWLFTAEHWLASLPARAATAPMVAQVLSLGWRLPPELSRWADQHRDRPDVRALA from the coding sequence ATGGCCAACTCGCCGTTTGCTCGACGTACCCGCCTCGCCCTCGCCGCCAAGGGGTTGACCGTCGAGCTGCGCGACGTGCGCGCCCACCCCGAGTTCTTCGAGGAGTCCCGGCAACTCTCCCCCCTCATGACGGTTCCCGTGCTGGTCGAGGAGGATGGGCGGGTCCTCGGAGACTCGACGGCCATCTCCCACTACCTGGACCGGGCCTATCCCTCGACGCCACCGCTGTGGCCCACCGAGCCCGACGAGGCCCTCGCCGCCTTCGAGGTGGCCTCGCTCGTGGACGTGGTGGTGAGCACCGTGGTGGAGCTCGGGGGGCGCTACCACCCGCTTCGCTCCTCCGAGGCCTGGGAGACCGTCCGCACCGAGGCCATGGAGCGTGTGCAGCGCGCGTTGGACTCCCTGGGTCAACGGGCCGCGGCGCTCTCGCGTCCCACCTTCTGCCGGCGGGGCTGGTCCGCGCCGGACATGTGGTTGTTCACCGCGGAGCATTGGCTTGCTTCTCTGCCCGCGCGTGCGGCCACCGCCCCCATGGTCGCCCAGGTCCTCTCCCTGGGCTGGCGTCTGCCTCCGGAACTCTCCCGCTGGGCCGATCAGCACCGCGACCGGCCCGACGTGCGCGCACTCGCGTAG
- a CDS encoding LLM class flavin-dependent oxidoreductase, producing MKYGFWAPVFGGWLRNVRDEGMEASWEYMSRLCRRAEEIGYDLTLIAELNLNDIKGVTEPALDAWSTAAALAAVTRRLELMVAVRPNFHHPALFAKQAANIDRISGGRLALNVVSSWWADEAKQYGLQFDQHDDRYARTTEWLQVVDGLWSRTPFSFEGQRYQLKDAICEPKPLSSPRPLLYAGGESEAAKQMIARQCDAYVMHGDEPEVIAGKIQDMRARREREGLPPMRFGMAAYAIVRDSQAEAEAEVERITTLDPQAAGFANFEQWLSGTQLERELKIKEYSVSNRGLRPGLVGTPQRVRARIAEFEKAGVDLLLLQMSPQLEEMERFSSVIIAPERKAA from the coding sequence ATGAAATACGGGTTCTGGGCTCCCGTCTTCGGCGGCTGGCTGCGCAACGTGCGGGACGAGGGGATGGAGGCGAGCTGGGAGTACATGAGCCGGCTGTGCAGGCGCGCCGAGGAGATCGGCTATGACCTGACGCTCATCGCCGAGCTCAACCTCAACGACATCAAGGGCGTGACCGAGCCGGCCCTGGATGCCTGGTCCACCGCGGCGGCGCTCGCGGCGGTCACCCGCCGGCTGGAGCTGATGGTGGCGGTGCGGCCCAACTTCCACCACCCGGCGTTGTTCGCCAAGCAGGCGGCCAACATCGATCGCATCTCCGGGGGCCGGCTGGCGCTCAACGTGGTGTCGTCGTGGTGGGCGGACGAGGCGAAGCAGTACGGCCTCCAGTTCGATCAACACGATGACCGGTACGCCCGCACCACCGAGTGGTTGCAGGTGGTGGACGGACTGTGGTCGCGCACGCCCTTCAGCTTCGAGGGCCAGCGCTACCAGCTCAAGGACGCCATCTGCGAGCCCAAGCCCCTGTCCTCGCCGCGTCCGCTCCTCTACGCGGGAGGCGAGTCCGAGGCGGCCAAGCAGATGATCGCGCGGCAGTGCGACGCCTACGTCATGCACGGGGACGAGCCGGAGGTGATCGCCGGGAAGATCCAGGACATGCGGGCGCGGCGCGAGCGCGAGGGCCTGCCCCCGATGCGCTTCGGCATGGCGGCCTACGCCATCGTGCGTGACAGCCAGGCGGAGGCGGAGGCCGAGGTGGAGCGCATCACCACGTTGGATCCCCAGGCCGCGGGCTTCGCGAACTTCGAGCAGTGGCTGTCCGGCACGCAGCTCGAGCGGGAGCTGAAGATCAAGGAGTACTCGGTCTCCAACCGCGGGCTGAGGCCGGGCCTGGTGGGCACGCCCCAGCGCGTGCGCGCGCGGATCGCCGAGTTCGAGAAGGCCGGGGTGGATCTGCTGCTGTTGCAGATGAGCCCGCAGCTCGAGGAGATGGAGCGCTTCTCCTCGGTCATCATCGCGCCGGAGCGCAAGGCGGCCTGA
- a CDS encoding type IV pilus twitching motility protein PilT, with product MARFDAFIDKLYKESAVAIMLETGSGITLRTASGNVPMVKAGLNSQQIIGALSEIVPADLRANFPPEGVSSFPYSAPAGSVQVKVQNVSGHLKVALVPYKAPAPAANTVVAAPSAPAALELPPSSGEEKLELASPADMMDLAARGSGGAFTSPPPAAAKAPAAKAPTPAPAAPEPSNIKVLPVEVDPDAHKTLLGLLNRMLDKKASDLHMSSQVVPMLRIDGDMVAQDDYRELSHDRLKAMLWSIAPEKNKKQWEETRDTDFAYETDRARFRVNVFEDRKGIGSVMRQIPTKIMTAEDMGLSKHILDLCFLSKGLVLVTGPTGSGKSTTLAAMIDYINRNREDHIITIEDPIEFVHPNKKCLVNQREVHVHTHGFKNALRAALREDPDIVLVGEMRDLETIAIAIETAETGHLVFGTLHTNTAPSTVDRIIDQFPADRQEQIRMMLSESLKGVISQMLVKKIGGGRVPAQEVLLCTSSVANLIREGKTFQIPSIMQTSRGIGMSTLNDSLFDLVKRKLCEPNDAYIKAVAKGEFKQMLERAGYKLDLPTS from the coding sequence ATGGCCCGGTTCGACGCCTTCATCGACAAGCTCTACAAGGAATCCGCTGTCGCCATCATGCTGGAGACCGGCAGTGGCATCACCCTGCGCACCGCCTCGGGCAACGTGCCCATGGTCAAGGCGGGACTCAACTCGCAGCAGATCATCGGCGCGCTCTCGGAGATCGTCCCCGCGGATCTGCGCGCCAACTTCCCCCCCGAGGGGGTGTCCTCCTTCCCGTACTCGGCCCCCGCGGGCTCCGTGCAGGTGAAGGTGCAGAACGTCTCGGGCCACCTGAAGGTGGCGCTGGTGCCCTACAAGGCCCCGGCCCCGGCGGCCAACACCGTCGTGGCGGCGCCCTCGGCCCCAGCCGCCCTGGAGCTGCCCCCGTCCTCCGGTGAGGAGAAGCTGGAGCTGGCCTCGCCCGCGGACATGATGGACCTGGCGGCCCGGGGCTCCGGGGGCGCCTTCACCTCGCCCCCGCCCGCCGCCGCCAAGGCCCCCGCCGCCAAGGCCCCCACTCCGGCCCCGGCCGCCCCCGAGCCGTCCAATATCAAGGTCCTGCCCGTGGAGGTGGATCCGGACGCGCACAAGACGCTGCTCGGCCTGCTCAACCGCATGCTCGACAAGAAGGCCTCGGACCTTCACATGTCCAGCCAGGTGGTGCCCATGCTGCGCATCGACGGCGACATGGTGGCCCAGGACGACTACCGCGAGCTGTCGCATGACCGGCTCAAGGCGATGCTCTGGAGCATCGCGCCGGAGAAGAACAAGAAGCAGTGGGAGGAGACGCGCGACACGGACTTCGCCTACGAGACGGACCGGGCGCGCTTCCGCGTCAACGTCTTCGAGGATCGCAAGGGCATCGGCTCGGTGATGCGGCAGATCCCCACGAAGATCATGACGGCCGAGGACATGGGCCTGTCCAAGCACATCCTCGACCTGTGCTTCCTGAGCAAGGGCCTGGTGCTCGTCACCGGCCCCACCGGCTCGGGCAAGTCCACCACGCTCGCGGCGATGATCGACTACATCAATCGCAACCGCGAGGATCACATCATCACGATCGAGGACCCGATCGAGTTCGTCCACCCGAACAAGAAGTGCCTGGTCAACCAGCGCGAGGTCCACGTCCACACGCACGGCTTCAAGAACGCGCTGCGCGCCGCGCTGCGCGAGGACCCGGACATCGTGCTCGTGGGCGAAATGCGAGACCTGGAGACGATCGCCATCGCGATTGAAACGGCCGAAACGGGCCACCTCGTCTTCGGCACCCTGCACACCAACACGGCGCCCTCGACGGTGGACCGCATCATCGACCAGTTCCCCGCGGACCGTCAGGAGCAGATCCGCATGATGCTCTCCGAGTCCCTCAAGGGCGTCATCTCGCAGATGCTCGTGAAGAAGATTGGCGGAGGCCGCGTGCCCGCGCAGGAAGTGCTCCTGTGCACCAGCTCCGTCGCCAACCTCATCCGCGAGGGCAAGACGTTCCAGATTCCGTCCATCATGCAGACCTCGCGCGGCATCGGCATGTCCACGCTCAACGACTCGCTGTTCGACCTCGTCAAGCGCAAGCTGTGCGAGCCGAATGACGCCTACATCAAGGCCGTGGCCAAGGGCGAGTTCAAGCAGATGCTCGAGCGCGCGGGCTACAAGCTCGATCTGCCCACGAGCTGA
- a CDS encoding ATP-grasp domain-containing protein, whose translation MSPEPQLAVVYEHPEWFKPLFAVLDRRGVPYVPLRIDQHSFDLSERKPPAPVIFSRLAMSSFLRQGEHAIFYTQSLYSHWEQAGARIINGNPALAVDTSKARQLSLINSLGYATPATRVVHRRADLVRAAEGLRFPIVVKVNIGGSGAGVVRYESAEELAQAVEERSTPDSIDSVLLVQEYVPTKERHIVRAETLNGRFLYAITVTTTGGTFDLCPADACMVGKPQVTLTKTTLDADTIRAVETISRAANMDVCGIEFMIDERDGVRRFYDINGLSNFVARPLEVLGWDPHEQLVDYLEGVVATARRGEAA comes from the coding sequence ATGAGTCCCGAGCCGCAGCTCGCCGTCGTCTACGAACACCCCGAGTGGTTCAAACCGTTGTTCGCGGTCCTCGATCGGCGGGGCGTGCCCTACGTGCCGCTCCGCATCGATCAGCATTCCTTCGACCTGAGCGAGCGCAAGCCGCCAGCGCCGGTCATCTTCAGCCGCCTGGCGATGAGCTCCTTCCTGCGCCAGGGCGAGCACGCCATCTTCTATACCCAGTCGCTCTACTCGCACTGGGAGCAGGCCGGCGCGCGGATCATCAACGGCAATCCGGCGCTGGCGGTGGACACGTCCAAGGCGCGCCAGCTCTCGTTGATCAACTCCCTGGGCTACGCGACGCCGGCGACGCGCGTGGTGCATCGCCGGGCGGACCTGGTGCGCGCCGCCGAGGGCCTGCGCTTTCCCATCGTGGTCAAGGTCAACATCGGCGGCTCGGGGGCGGGCGTCGTGCGCTACGAGAGCGCCGAGGAGCTGGCCCAGGCCGTCGAGGAGCGCTCCACGCCCGACAGCATCGACAGCGTGCTGCTCGTGCAGGAGTACGTGCCCACGAAGGAGCGCCACATCGTCCGGGCGGAGACGCTCAACGGCCGCTTCCTCTACGCCATCACCGTGACCACGACGGGCGGCACCTTCGACTTGTGCCCCGCGGATGCGTGCATGGTCGGCAAGCCCCAGGTGACGCTCACGAAGACGACGCTGGACGCGGACACCATCCGCGCGGTGGAGACCATCTCGCGCGCGGCGAACATGGACGTGTGCGGCATCGAGTTCATGATCGACGAGCGCGACGGGGTGCGCCGCTTCTACGACATCAACGGACTGTCCAACTTCGTGGCCAGACCGCTCGAGGTGCTGGGGTGGGATCCGCACGAGCAGTTGGTGGACTATCTCGAGGGCGTCGTCGCCACGGCGCGGCGTGGGGAGGCGGCATGA
- a CDS encoding ABC transporter substrate-binding protein — translation MKGRLAGVVGGLVLLVVAGACSRAKESAPQAAGDAGSPAPQVAQVKLALNWVAEPEFGGFYAARDLGHFKRRGMDVSIQGGGAGVPVVQMVATGQVEFGILGADELLTARARGVDVIPLFAVYQTAPQALMTHASRGAKGIKDLLSSGTVALEPGQPYAAYLKKKYGFDKVKVVPYDGGVARFVADKDFSQQCFITSEPIAARRQGAEPTVFLVADEGFNPYIAVVVTRRELWKQQPSRVKDFVEAVREGWRAYLDDPTATNAVMGKLNTSMDAETFAEAARAQKPLIETEQTRAKGLGTMSRERWDTLARQLVDLGLIDKVPALDDFLLPEFVDMGSPAPATP, via the coding sequence GTGAAAGGACGTCTGGCTGGAGTCGTGGGTGGACTGGTGCTGCTCGTGGTGGCCGGGGCGTGCTCGCGCGCGAAGGAGAGCGCGCCCCAGGCGGCGGGGGACGCGGGCAGTCCCGCCCCCCAGGTGGCTCAGGTCAAGCTGGCCCTCAACTGGGTGGCCGAGCCCGAGTTCGGTGGCTTCTACGCCGCGAGGGACTTGGGGCACTTCAAGCGCCGCGGAATGGACGTGAGCATCCAGGGAGGCGGCGCCGGCGTGCCGGTGGTGCAGATGGTGGCCACGGGGCAGGTGGAATTCGGCATCCTCGGCGCGGATGAACTCCTCACCGCCCGGGCGCGGGGCGTGGATGTGATTCCCCTGTTCGCCGTGTACCAGACGGCGCCGCAAGCCCTGATGACCCATGCGTCGCGCGGGGCCAAGGGCATCAAGGATCTGCTCTCCTCGGGCACGGTGGCCCTGGAGCCGGGCCAGCCCTACGCCGCGTACCTGAAGAAGAAGTATGGCTTCGACAAGGTCAAGGTGGTGCCCTACGACGGTGGCGTGGCGCGCTTCGTGGCGGACAAGGACTTCAGCCAGCAGTGCTTCATCACCTCGGAGCCCATCGCCGCGCGGCGTCAGGGCGCGGAGCCCACCGTGTTCCTGGTGGCCGACGAGGGATTCAATCCCTACATCGCCGTGGTCGTCACCCGCCGGGAGCTCTGGAAGCAGCAGCCGTCCCGGGTGAAGGACTTCGTGGAGGCGGTGCGCGAGGGCTGGCGGGCCTACCTGGACGACCCCACGGCCACCAACGCCGTCATGGGCAAGCTCAACACCTCCATGGACGCGGAGACGTTCGCCGAGGCGGCGCGCGCCCAGAAGCCCCTCATCGAAACCGAGCAGACGCGCGCCAAGGGCCTGGGCACCATGAGCCGCGAGCGCTGGGACACCCTGGCACGGCAGCTCGTGGACCTGGGCCTCATCGACAAGGTGCCCGCCCTGGACGACTTCCTGCTGCCGGAATTCGTCGACATGGGTTCGCCCGCCCCCGCTACTCCGTGA
- the tesB gene encoding acyl-CoA thioesterase II: MSRVLEDLLELLKLEPIEENLFRGRSQDLGFRQLFGGQVLGQSLSAASQTVPPHRPVHSLHGYFLRPGDASLPVVYTVDRLRDGGSFTTRRVVAIQKGEPIFTVMASFQAEEPGFEHQAKMPEVPGPEGFPTDRELLSRKAHLIPEKIRDKLLCEKPIEIRPVTHLDPFDPHVLEPAKQVWFRVDGALPDDSRVHRYLLAYASDFNLITTALQPHGTSYMNPQVQLASLDHALWIHGNLRMNDWLLYSIASPWAGNARGLSYGHIFTRDGRLVASVAQEGLMRMRPPK; encoded by the coding sequence ATGAGTCGCGTCCTGGAGGATCTGCTGGAGCTCCTGAAGCTGGAGCCCATTGAGGAGAATCTGTTTCGCGGACGGAGCCAGGATCTCGGTTTCCGGCAGTTGTTCGGGGGGCAGGTGCTGGGACAGTCGTTGTCGGCGGCCAGCCAGACCGTGCCCCCGCACCGCCCCGTGCACTCGCTGCACGGCTACTTCCTGCGCCCCGGCGACGCCAGTCTGCCCGTGGTCTACACCGTGGACCGGCTGCGCGATGGCGGCAGCTTCACCACCCGCCGGGTGGTGGCCATCCAGAAGGGGGAGCCCATCTTCACGGTGATGGCGTCCTTCCAGGCCGAGGAGCCCGGCTTCGAGCACCAGGCGAAGATGCCCGAGGTGCCCGGCCCCGAGGGCTTCCCCACGGATCGCGAGCTGCTCAGCCGCAAGGCGCACCTCATCCCCGAGAAGATCCGCGACAAGCTCCTGTGCGAGAAGCCCATCGAGATCCGCCCGGTGACGCACCTGGATCCCTTCGATCCCCACGTGCTCGAGCCCGCCAAGCAGGTGTGGTTCCGCGTCGACGGCGCGCTGCCCGACGACTCGCGGGTGCACCGCTACCTGCTCGCCTATGCCTCGGACTTCAACCTCATCACCACCGCGCTCCAGCCGCACGGCACCAGCTACATGAATCCCCAGGTGCAGCTGGCGAGCCTGGACCACGCCCTGTGGATCCACGGCAACCTGCGGATGAATGACTGGCTGCTGTACTCCATCGCCAGTCCCTGGGCCGGCAACGCGCGCGGCCTGTCGTATGGGCACATCTTCACGCGGGATGGCCGCTTGGTGGCCTCCGTGGCGCAAGAGGGGCTCATGCGCATGCGCCCGCCGAAGTAG
- a CDS encoding ABC transporter permease, producing the protein MNGSFARQVVPPLVALVVLLALWEGVTRVFGIAPWLLPPPSAIALAGVHDAQTLWNAMLTTGRAALIGFGLSAGVGVLTAILLGSSRLLERALYPYTLFLQTVPIVAIAPLLVLWFGPGTRAVAVSSFIVSLFPVITNTLTGLRSVEPALRDLFRLYGAKRLATLWKLELPAALPQLFTGLRVASGLAVIGAIVGEFVAGFAEEGAGLGILVLTAYRQLRTDLIFAAVLAAAVLGLALFGAVNLTGFRLLKRWHPSASSGP; encoded by the coding sequence ATGAACGGCTCCTTCGCACGGCAGGTGGTGCCGCCCCTGGTCGCGCTCGTGGTGCTGCTGGCGCTGTGGGAGGGGGTGACGCGGGTGTTCGGCATCGCTCCCTGGCTCTTGCCACCCCCATCCGCCATCGCGCTCGCCGGGGTGCACGACGCGCAGACCCTGTGGAACGCGATGCTCACCACCGGCCGCGCCGCGCTGATCGGCTTCGGCTTGAGCGCCGGGGTGGGCGTGCTCACCGCCATCCTCCTCGGCTCCTCGCGGCTGTTGGAGCGGGCGCTCTACCCCTACACGCTCTTCCTCCAGACGGTGCCCATCGTGGCCATCGCCCCGCTGCTGGTGCTGTGGTTCGGCCCGGGCACGCGCGCCGTGGCCGTCTCCTCCTTCATCGTCTCGCTCTTTCCCGTCATCACCAACACGCTCACCGGGCTGCGCTCGGTGGAGCCGGCGCTGCGCGACCTGTTCCGCCTGTACGGGGCGAAGCGGCTCGCCACGCTGTGGAAGCTGGAGCTGCCGGCGGCGCTGCCGCAGCTCTTCACCGGGTTGCGCGTCGCCTCGGGGCTGGCCGTCATTGGCGCCATCGTGGGCGAGTTCGTCGCGGGCTTCGCCGAGGAAGGCGCGGGCCTGGGCATCCTGGTGCTGACGGCCTACCGGCAGTTGCGCACGGATCTGATCTTCGCCGCCGTGCTGGCGGCGGCGGTGTTGGGACTGGCACTGTTTGGCGCGGTGAACCTGACGGGCTTCCGGCTGCTCAAGCGCTGGCACCCCTCGGCCTCGTCGGGGCCGTGA
- a CDS encoding M35 family metallo-endopeptidase yields the protein MSQNVRGFKWLVGGVVGMSLLGACGAPMEGENTSSELSEQALGDVAVSLSVASSSLSAREDVAVTVTFTNVSSQPVQLLRWFVPGTEGIKAGLFEVSRNGEEVAYIGPHIKRRAPQAEDFVTLAPGESLSGSASLSGMYDLSESGTYSVRFAAQSTNQHNVGLTRAANLDSNLVSLWIEGRPEREPQMQAQAVTAQGVTSASNCSSTRASQISTAFASAKTYASSTSSYLNGISSGTARYTTWFGTYSSTNVGTARTHFTKISSAFASAAVTVDCSCTDSAYAYVYPSQPYKIYVCSAFWSAPNTGTDSKAGTLVHEMSHFTVVAGTDDHAYGQSAAKSLAKSSPTQALDNADSHEYIAENTPAQN from the coding sequence GTGAGCCAGAACGTGCGTGGTTTCAAGTGGCTGGTGGGCGGAGTGGTCGGAATGTCCCTGCTGGGCGCGTGCGGCGCTCCGATGGAGGGGGAGAACACCTCGTCCGAGCTGAGCGAGCAGGCCCTGGGTGACGTGGCGGTGAGCCTGTCGGTGGCGAGCAGCAGCCTGAGCGCCCGCGAGGACGTGGCGGTGACGGTGACCTTCACCAACGTGTCTTCCCAGCCGGTGCAGCTCTTGCGCTGGTTCGTGCCCGGCACCGAGGGCATCAAGGCCGGCCTGTTCGAGGTCTCTCGCAACGGCGAGGAGGTGGCGTACATCGGCCCCCACATCAAGCGTCGCGCCCCCCAGGCCGAGGACTTCGTCACCCTGGCCCCCGGCGAGAGCCTGTCGGGCAGCGCGTCCCTGTCGGGCATGTATGACCTGAGCGAGAGCGGCACCTACTCGGTGCGCTTCGCCGCCCAGTCCACGAATCAGCACAACGTGGGGCTCACCCGCGCCGCCAACCTCGACTCCAACCTCGTGAGCCTGTGGATCGAGGGCCGTCCGGAGCGCGAGCCGCAGATGCAGGCCCAGGCCGTGACGGCCCAGGGCGTGACCTCCGCCAGCAACTGCTCGAGCACCCGCGCCTCGCAGATCTCCACGGCGTTCGCCTCCGCCAAGACGTACGCGAGCAGCACGTCGAGCTACCTCAACGGCATCTCGTCGGGCACCGCGCGCTACACCACGTGGTTCGGCACCTACTCGTCCACCAACGTGGGCACGGCCCGCACGCACTTCACGAAGATCAGCAGCGCCTTCGCCTCCGCGGCGGTCACGGTGGACTGCAGCTGCACGGACTCGGCCTACGCCTACGTGTACCCGTCCCAGCCGTACAAGATCTACGTGTGCAGCGCCTTCTGGAGCGCGCCGAACACGGGCACGGACTCCAAGGCGGGCACGCTGGTGCACGAGATGAGCCACTTCACCGTGGTGGCCGGCACGGATGACCACGCCTACGGCCAGAGCGCCGCCAAGAGCCTGGCCAAGTCCAGCCCCACCCAGGCCTTGGACAACGCGGACAGCCACGAGTACATCGCCGAGAACACTCCCGCCCAGAACTGA
- a CDS encoding siderophore-interacting protein encodes MEPTERAGRRGPLPVKLRLLEVRRVTQLNPHMKRITLGGPELEGFQSPGADDHVKLFFAEPGQRMPSMPVLGPQGLTMPEGKPKPASRDYTPRRYDAARGELDIDFVLHGAGPASSWAAQAKPGDFLGVGGPRGTYFIADDFDWYLLAGDLSALPAIGRRLEELPAGARALVFIEVADASEEQRFDTKAQATITWLHRNGAEPGTTNLLEKALREVQLPPGDGFTWVAGEANTLKPIREHLTQERGLRKEWVKVTGYWKRGIGDHHDSKG; translated from the coding sequence ATGGAGCCAACCGAACGCGCCGGCCGGCGAGGACCCCTCCCCGTGAAGCTGCGACTGCTCGAGGTGCGGCGGGTGACGCAGCTCAACCCCCACATGAAGCGGATCACGCTGGGAGGCCCGGAGCTGGAGGGCTTCCAGAGCCCCGGGGCGGATGACCATGTGAAGCTGTTCTTCGCGGAGCCGGGGCAGCGCATGCCGTCCATGCCGGTGCTGGGGCCCCAGGGGCTGACGATGCCGGAGGGCAAGCCCAAGCCCGCCTCGCGCGACTACACGCCCCGCCGGTATGACGCGGCCCGGGGGGAGCTGGACATCGACTTCGTGCTGCATGGCGCCGGACCCGCCTCGTCGTGGGCCGCCCAGGCCAAGCCGGGTGACTTCCTCGGCGTGGGAGGCCCCCGCGGCACGTACTTCATCGCCGACGACTTCGACTGGTACCTGCTCGCCGGAGACTTGAGCGCCCTGCCCGCCATCGGCCGTCGGCTCGAGGAGCTCCCCGCCGGCGCGCGCGCCCTCGTCTTCATCGAGGTGGCCGACGCCTCCGAGGAGCAGCGCTTCGACACCAAGGCCCAGGCGACCATCACCTGGCTGCACCGCAACGGGGCCGAGCCCGGGACGACGAACCTCCTGGAGAAGGCGCTGCGCGAGGTGCAACTGCCCCCGGGAGACGGCTTCACCTGGGTGGCGGGCGAGGCCAACACGCTCAAGCCCATCCGCGAGCACCTGACCCAGGAGCGCGGCCTGCGCAAGGAGTGGGTGAAGGTGACCGGCTACTGGAAGCGTGGAATAGGCGACCATCACGACTCCAAGGGGTAG
- a CDS encoding ABC transporter ATP-binding protein, which produces MTSTPSDSPAPMAPDEGPGGVRVRLSGLRRTFPGGVPVISGMDLDIAAGAFVALVGPSGCGKSTLLKLVAGLDRPDAGTLTFSPPLEHTRGARNPIAYVFQDAHLLPWRSVLDNVALPLELTGVPAPERHAAARALLTEVGLGDATARYPAELSGGMRMRVSLARALVTRPRLLLLDEPFAALDELTRNRLDDQLLALWKELGMTVLFVTHSLSEAAYLAQRAVVLSRRPARVMLDRRLELPAERRASLRSEPGFARELGLLQEALERGDAA; this is translated from the coding sequence ATGACTTCCACCCCCTCGGATTCCCCCGCCCCCATGGCGCCCGATGAGGGCCCGGGGGGCGTGCGTGTGCGGCTCTCGGGCCTGCGGCGTACCTTCCCGGGCGGAGTGCCCGTGATCTCGGGCATGGACCTGGACATCGCCGCGGGCGCCTTCGTGGCGCTGGTGGGACCCTCGGGCTGTGGCAAGTCCACCCTGCTCAAGCTGGTGGCGGGACTGGACCGGCCCGACGCGGGCACCCTCACCTTCTCCCCCCCGCTCGAGCACACGCGGGGCGCGCGCAACCCCATCGCCTACGTCTTCCAGGACGCGCACCTGCTGCCCTGGCGCTCGGTGCTGGACAACGTGGCGCTGCCGCTCGAGTTGACGGGAGTGCCGGCCCCCGAGCGCCACGCGGCGGCGCGGGCCCTGCTCACCGAGGTGGGCCTGGGGGACGCCACGGCGCGCTACCCGGCGGAGCTCTCCGGCGGCATGCGCATGCGCGTGTCGCTCGCCCGGGCGCTCGTCACCCGCCCCCGGCTGCTGCTGCTCGACGAGCCCTTCGCCGCCCTGGACGAGCTGACGCGCAACCGGCTGGATGATCAGCTCCTCGCGCTGTGGAAGGAGCTGGGGATGACGGTGCTCTTCGTCACCCACTCGCTCTCGGAGGCGGCCTACCTGGCGCAGCGCGCCGTGGTGCTGTCACGGCGGCCCGCGCGGGTGATGCTGGACCGGCGACTCGAGCTGCCCGCGGAGCGCCGCGCGTCCCTGCGCTCCGAGCCCGGCTTCGCCCGGGAGCTGGGCCTGCTCCAGGAAGCCCTCGAGCGAGGAGACGCGGCATGA